TCGACCAAGGGCTTCATTGTCCCCCGGGCTTCATTGTCCCCCGGGCTTCATTGTCCCCCGGGCTTCATACAAAACCGTTACCAGTAATGCATGCCGGGGTAAGAAACTGCCGGTGATACGGCAGGTTAAATTGCATTAGTTAACAATAATATCAGTGACTTCAGGTCGCACCAGGTTTAGCGATTGGTTCGGCCTTGTATCTCCAGTCTTTATATTGCGTTTGTGATGTAATGCAATTGAATTATTCCCATTTTTAGCAAATTTTTAATGTTAACACCGTTTAAAACTTATTAATCAAAGATTCTCGTTTTTCGATGTATTCTTCTTCGGTTATCAGCTTTTTTTCTTTTAGATGATTCAGTTCCAGCAATTTTATTTCGAGGGTGGTAGGTGAAGGTGAATGATTGGTTAAGTGAGGTTGAGATGTGGTATCTTCAGTGGTTATTTCTTCCCCTGTTCCAAAGATGTAATGAATGTGAGTTCTTTTATTACAATCTTTTTGAGTATAGCTAAAATCAAGCTGCCAGTCAGATATTTGTATAGGGCGTGAAGGGCAATCAAAGAATATAGCTTTTTTGACCTGCGCTCCTGGTTGAACTTCTATGGTTGTCAATACTTTTGCTTCGCAAAATTTACTAATAATACCGTTAGCACGTGCTGCTTTCGATACCGGAATAGGCCCTAAAATTACAATCCCCCGTAAAACTGCAGCACCGATATCATACTGTTGCCTTTTTATGGCAGCGGTAACTGAAAGCTGTGTTCTTTGTTTCCCCTCAGGATCTGAAAGGGTAAAGTTTTCAGAGTTTAGCTTGATAGGGGCATCTGTTTGGTTGTTTATATATATCTCTATGGGTAGCATATATGCCGAACGTGAGGGATAAATAGTGACGTAGCCATTAAAAAATATGAATTCTGGAGTTAGTTTAATCTCTATACCATCTGGCATGTTAATTTTACCGGCAATTGCCAATTTGTTAGCTGAACTTTTTCTTTTGATAGAATTTGATGTGTTTTCTGCTTCAATGGCCAAGTCGCCGGAGTTGCAAATTGCTACATCTTCCATTATTTTTAAATTTTCAGGGGAATTCGGCATAATTAACCTTAGAACTTTTATTGCATAATGCCGAGTATCTTCATCATCATCTGTTTTTGCCAAAATTACGACCTTTGGAATTGCTTCTTGAGCTGAGAGTTTGAGCCTTGAGATACGCTGTAGAGCAGCCCGTCGTGTTCGTGGTTTAGGGTCATCGAGAGCTTGAATTAGGTTTGGCAGTATTTCCCTAGATCTCAGTTGTCCTTTATTAATTTCGTAAGCAGTGTACCATTGGTGACAACCAGTAGTTGTTGAAATTGCAGTTACACAAAGGAAAATTGAGATTATGAGTTTGATTTTTCGTTGGGTGTAAAATGATTTGTTTATCATGGTTTTTTTATTGTAGCTCCCCTTGCTGGATAAATTTAGGTAGAACCCACACTCTCACAGTAAATTCATCAGTTGCGTTTCCTTGTGTTTCGCCGCCGAACGAATTAATCAGCGGCGCGGCTTTTTGTGTCCGCTGAATTTAAGGGTTAGGTGATTTAAAATTCTATCTACTATGGGTTTTCCTTCCTAATTTTTATTGCTTCCTCGACGGCATTTGCCAAATGCTGAGAAATCCACGCATACTTTTCTTTACTGGTAGAACCACCGGGATTATAGCACTTTACAATGGTTGAAAGTTTTTTTTGGGTTGTTCCATGAGTAATATAGTCAAATGGATTATTTCCTTTTGTTGAAGTTTCTCCAGCAAGGTTCTTAATCCCGTGAATATAAATGCCCACCACTCCCATTCCAGCTGTCCATGATTCAACTATCTCGTGATTTATCCATTTCCTATTTGCGGTACCGCTGCCGACCAATATAACAGTGCATGATTTGCCGGTCATTTGATTTGCAATCCAGCGCTTAATTGCGGCTTCACCGCCCTTTGTTACTGTCTCCCAATCATTATCAGAAGCTGGTCTGTTTCCCTCGATTGAACCAATCTGCCGGATTTGTGCAGCTCGTTGGCAATCGGGAATGTAATGAAAGCTATAAAAGCATTTTCGAGCCATAATACCCCCTCATATTTGGATTAACATAACAATTATTACTGCAGTGATTAGTGCCCCATGGAAAACAATTAATGTTTTCGAAATAAATGCAGAACTCCATTCAATAAAACCGCTATGAGCCTCACGAGTGTCCATTGAAAAATCGATGTTCTCCGCCTCTAATATGCGCACCTTTTCATAAAGTTTTCGATATGCACGTTCCAATGAAAGGAAATAGCCGTCAAGCGCCCAAAAGGCAATAGCAGGAAAATACGCCAAAAAAATAAATTTCACATTGGAGTTATTCGCTGATAAGGCAAATAGCGCAGACACGAGCACAACACTCCATCCTTTAAGCAGAAAAGAATTTGTTGAAAGCCGGTTTATCACCCCTTGAATGAATTCTAAATGCTTTAATTTTCTATCCATAAAATCCTCAAATGCAGGTATTAAATAAAAAGTAGCGCTACTCACCTAATGTTTAACTCACTGGCTTGTCCATGTGCAGTGGCTTGTTGATAGGCCCGGGTAAGTGGGGTGGATAATTCACCTTAACTGCCGCTGAAGTGTTGCTTCGCTTTGTCCGTCATAACGCAGTTATGCGGCTGCGAAGCAACGCTTCAGCGGTAGCATAAAATCGGACAATTGTCCAGCCCGCTCCCGGATGTCCATTCAATGTTTAACTCACTGGCTTGTCCATGTGCAGTGGCTTGTTGATAGGCCCGGGTAAGTGGGGTGGATAATTCACCTTAACTGCCGCTGAAGTGTTGCTTCGCTTTGTCCGTCATAACGCAGTTATGCGGCTGCGAAGCAACGCTTCAGCGGTAGCATAAAATCGGACAATTGTCCAGCCCGCTCCCGGATGTCCATTCAACGCCGGCAATAACCAGCGCCGATTTAGTGGTTAAATTTTAGCAAACCGGCCATCTTCTAAGAAGCCCCGGCAATGAAAACCGCATGATATGAGGCGTCTGTGTTAATTGCCCTTGTTCGGCCATTTAACAAGCTAATATTATTTTATAATTACATGAGGAATACACATATTTTTTATAGTTGAATAGTGATTGACTCTTGTTCACCCAAGATGAGTTTTACAAAGTCTGCTAATTGAAAAATTGCTTTTGCTTTGTCAATTAGCAGGTTAACGAAAACACCTCGCGACCACTCTAAGGGCATGATTTTATGAAGCTCCTCAAGAAATTCTTGCTTGTCTTGATCTCGATGATATTCATGAGCATTTAGCCAAGTAAAGAGCATTTTTTCTGAATTAATAATTTGATCATTTGATTTCATTACCTTCTGTCTTTGCATTAATTTTCCTGAAAATAGATCGAGAAGGAATGGCAGAATTGGAGGTATTGAGTTTTTAAGTTTTCTTTCGATCATTTTGCGTATTTTCTGAAAGTTATACGGTTCTTTTTCTAATATGAGGGGGCGTAATCGATGAAGAAAACCGAACAAGTCATCATCATGAGGCATCTTCACCGACCATGTAATACCTACATCTTTATCCCATTTGAAATTTAGGTTTACTCCTGAACCATTTTTTACAAATCTTGTCGTATGAAGTTCAATGACGGAATTAAGATACAACTGTAGTTTCCCCATTTCATCTTCTGTAAATGCAATGCTTATCTCAGAAGCTTCACCGGAGTTAGGATCATTTGATTTCAGTCTTACATTGTGTGCCATATTATTCCAGCCGAATGTTTAACTCACTGGCTTGTCCATGTGCAGTGGCTTGTTGATAGGCCCGGGTAAGTGGGGTGGATAATTCACCTTAACTGCCGCTGAAGTGTTGCTTCGCTTTGTCCGTCATAACGCAGTTATGCGGCTGCGAAGCAACGCTTCAGCGGTAGCATAAAATCGGACAATTGTCCAGCCCGCTCCCGGATGTCCATTCAACGTCAAAATCAGCGGCGCGTTTTTATGCGTCCGCTGGATTTACTTGTTGTGCGGCGTCGCAGACTCATTGAGCAACCTTTTTGCCTGCGCAATTACAGTTCTCGGAAGCTCGATATTCAGAGGTTCTGTCACGCTCTTGAACAATTCGAGACTCCACGTCCACGTTTGATGATAGGCTGCACATAGTGCTCTTGGTTCTGCACTGCTTGTGCATGCCAGATAGCGATTATACGAGTCCTCCGAGATATCCTTTTCGAGCGCGCGTGAAGGTGTCGGCCAGTGGTCTGTTGCCCCTTCGTGGAGTCGAACCAGCTTGAGTAGGTTTTCATGTGCTTTGCTGAGCAAAGCCCAGGCGCGAGCGTACTCTCCCCGATTTAAAAGATTGGCCCCAAAGAGCATCAGGCTGATGAGGTTCAACACAAGCCCTTCCACCAGCGGCGCGCCTTCACGTATCGGGGGATCGCCCACGAGAGCGCTTGCATACCTTGACAACTCTCCTGATCGGTCCAACAAAACAGCCGCCTCAAGCGAGGGAAACCACCCATAGCCTTGCCAAGTGGAAATGACCGGTATGTCCGATTTTCGCATGAAATGGAATTCACCGCGAATGCCGTTTTCAAAAAGTGCGGTGTGGTGGCCGAAGTCGTCCGGAAAGTAAGCAGCAACCGGACTTACGGCATTAAGCCACGAGCGCTGATCGAAATTTTCAAAATGGTCATCCTGGATGAACACTGCGAATTCGATATCAGAGAACTCGTCACCCTCTCCGATAGCAAATGAGCCGAACATCAATGTCGCGATTATTCGTGCATCCTCATGACAACCTTCCTTGAAGAGTTCTATCATTTTCAGTTGAAGCATAGAAATATCCTTTTATTGAAGCCACAGATTATGAGGAAAGGTATACGCAGATTTTTGTTTTTTTCGTAAGCACAACGCTTCACATAAGCCGCGTGAGGAACGAACGTCGGGCGAACGAAGTGAGCGTACTTAATGTGTTTGTTAGGCATTTCTAGCCGCACCATCTACCAGTTCTTTGAAGTCACTTTCTTTCAAAATTCTGATTTGAACACCGCTAGCTATGAGCTTTTCCGCCTTGATATGTTTTGAGCTTTTATCTTTGCCTGCAAGTCTTGATGCATCTTGATCACCAACTACCAAATAGTCAATTTTCTTGCTAACCGTTGGGGCTACTGAGCACCCAATACTCGCCGCCATAGCGGCAGCATCTTTACGCGGAATTGAAAGCGCCCCAGTGAATACGACGGATTGGCCGTATAGCTCACCCTCTGGATTCCCCTCCAAAGCAACTTTTCCACCCGATGAGGATAATCCAGATATTGGCTGCCCAACCCGTGTCAGCCACCCTTCGAGCGTTAGCCCAGCCTTCTCGACAGCAGCGTGAACGATTGCGCCGCATGCCTTGGCATCCTCAAGAGCGTCATGATGCTTAAACTCAAATCCGATTATTTTGCAAACGTTGGCAAGTCCGTAACCCTTCCAGGCGCACTCCTCCCAGGCACGCCGAGCAATACGCGCTGAATCGAGCCATACAACATCGATGGGGTCGAGCGAATGCTTTCGGATGGCTTTATCCATAGAAATTCGATCGAAGTGCGTATGGCTAACGCATATTTTCCCTGACAACAGAGACCTAATCTCATGATAGATTTCTTCAAATGAAGGCGCAGATGAAACACTCGTCTCGTTAATTCCATGTACGCTCACATTGATTGGATCAAAGTAGTCTCTAGGATTTACAAGGGATGACCATTCACGCTCAAGCTGGCCATTATTGAAGCAAGCTATACCAATCTGACAAATTGAGGCCATATCTGGGTTTGCAGTTTCAACGTCAATAGATACAAATTCCATGCTCGATCCTTATGCCTAATGTTTAACTCACTGGCTTGTCCATGTGCAGTGGCTTGTTGATAGGCCCGGGTAAGTGGGGTGGATAATTCACCTTAACTGCCGCTGAAGTGTTGCTTCGCTTTGTCCGTCATAACGCAGTTATGCGGCTGCGAAGCAACGCTTCAGCGGTAGCATAAAATCGGACAATTGTCCAGCCCGCTCCCGGATGTCCATTCAATGTTTAACTCACTGGCTTGTCCATGTGCAGTGGCTTGTTGATAGGCCCGGGTAAGTGGGGTGGATAATTCACCTTAACTGCCGCTGAAGTGTTGCTTCGCTTTGTCCGTCATAACGCAGTTATGCGGCTGCGAAGCAACGCTTCAGCGGTAGCATAAAATCGGACAATTGTCCAGCCCGCTCCCGGATGTCCATTCAACGCCGCTAATCAGCCGCGCGGCTTTTTGCGTCGGCTGAAAGAGCCTTGTTGGGCCTATTATTCGATTGTTGCCAGATATTTATTTAGATATTCTGTACTGGCCTTGTCACATTCCCTAATTAACTTATTTGCCATAAATTCAGCTGAACCGCTATCACTCGTTGCATAAAATAGCGTCACATTTTTAGGAAGAAACATTGTTTCAAAGAATGGAATAGTTCTTTGATTAATACCTTTAATCAATTCGAAATCTGTGTCGGTAATAATACCGATAGACTTGTCATTATGATCTGGATTTGTTTCACAAAAATGGTACATAACTTTGCCAATTCCAAACAATTCAGGGTTGCCAGGAGGATTTATCTCAATTATCTGGCGCATTGGCCCTGACTGAAAGTGGCAAGCCTCGTCGGTAACAATATTGAGCGTGGCTTCGAGGGCAGTAGTTGCAGCAACTATCCCTTTTCGGGGAACCTTTTTATAATTTGTGTCTGCAGCTAATAAAACATCGCAATTTGCCATAGCTCGGTGCATGTCTGCTACTGGATGTCCTGCTCCGAAGTAACAAGCGTTTAAAATTTTTTTCTTAGTTTTCTTCTTGTAATAAGTAATGATGTGGGCTTCAGATGGTTTAAGAATTTCTGGTCGCAAGTCTATTGGTGAGTCTCTTTTCCCAAAAACAAAAATTATTTGAGAGTTCATGTCCAGAAAAAGTTTTATAGCTTTTAATTTGTATGAGAACTTAAGGGTTATTTCA
The nucleotide sequence above comes from Desulforapulum autotrophicum HRM2. Encoded proteins:
- the lnu(F) gene encoding lincosamide nucleotidyltransferase Lnu(F), whose amino-acid sequence is MLQLKMIELFKEGCHEDARIIATLMFGSFAIGEGDEFSDIEFAVFIQDDHFENFDQRSWLNAVSPVAAYFPDDFGHHTALFENGIRGEFHFMRKSDIPVISTWQGYGWFPSLEAAVLLDRSGELSRYASALVGDPPIREGAPLVEGLVLNLISLMLFGANLLNRGEYARAWALLSKAHENLLKLVRLHEGATDHWPTPSRALEKDISEDSYNRYLACTSSAEPRALCAAYHQTWTWSLELFKSVTEPLNIELPRTVIAQAKRLLNESATPHNK
- a CDS encoding HEAT repeat domain-containing protein; amino-acid sequence: MINKSFYTQRKIKLIISIFLCVTAISTTTGCHQWYTAYEINKGQLRSREILPNLIQALDDPKPRTRRAALQRISRLKLSAQEAIPKVVILAKTDDDEDTRHYAIKVLRLIMPNSPENLKIMEDVAICNSGDLAIEAENTSNSIKRKSSANKLAIAGKINMPDGIEIKLTPEFIFFNGYVTIYPSRSAYMLPIEIYINNQTDAPIKLNSENFTLSDPEGKQRTQLSVTAAIKRQQYDIGAAVLRGIVILGPIPVSKAARANGIISKFCEAKVLTTIEVQPGAQVKKAIFFDCPSRPIQISDWQLDFSYTQKDCNKRTHIHYIFGTGEEITTEDTTSQPHLTNHSPSPTTLEIKLLELNHLKEKKLITEEEYIEKRESLINKF
- a CDS encoding TIR domain-containing protein — translated: MARKCFYSFHYIPDCQRAAQIRQIGSIEGNRPASDNDWETVTKGGEAAIKRWIANQMTGKSCTVILVGSGTANRKWINHEIVESWTAGMGVVGIYIHGIKNLAGETSTKGNNPFDYITHGTTQKKLSTIVKCYNPGGSTSKEKYAWISQHLANAVEEAIKIRKENP
- a CDS encoding exonuclease domain-containing protein; this translates as MEFVSIDVETANPDMASICQIGIACFNNGQLEREWSSLVNPRDYFDPINVSVHGINETSVSSAPSFEEIYHEIRSLLSGKICVSHTHFDRISMDKAIRKHSLDPIDVVWLDSARIARRAWEECAWKGYGLANVCKIIGFEFKHHDALEDAKACGAIVHAAVEKAGLTLEGWLTRVGQPISGLSSSGGKVALEGNPEGELYGQSVVFTGALSIPRKDAAAMAASIGCSVAPTVSKKIDYLVVGDQDASRLAGKDKSSKHIKAEKLIASGVQIRILKESDFKELVDGAARNA